One genomic segment of Pseudorasbora parva isolate DD20220531a chromosome 6, ASM2467924v1, whole genome shotgun sequence includes these proteins:
- the LOC137078198 gene encoding neuromedin-K receptor encodes MMSWSRNSSNFTHTNRFAQPPWRVALWSLAFALVLLVSVTGNLIVIWIIVAHKRMRTVTNYFLLNLAVSDVCVAALNALVNFVYGAHGHWYFSRAFCRFQNFYPVAAVFASIYSMNAIALDRYMAIIHPMKPRLSAARTRAVIVCVWMLAASLAFPLCFFSKTEVRPLRTVCYVAWPRRDDDAFIYHVMVAVLVYVLPLLLMAVSYSRIGLTLWGGGFTAHSENFQDHLQAKRKVVKMMVIVVVTFAICWLPYHVYFIMTSLDRKLSRSRWIQQVYLSVLWLSMSCSMYNPIIYCCLNSRFRAGFKRVFRWCPFIHVSDSDELELQTTRFQPNRQSSLYTVTRVESETNANPARRKSSSQSRHSGRPSLNGGLHGNPSSTAGKEIGLQMESLAKH; translated from the exons ATGATGTCCTGGTCCCGAAACTCCTCGAACTTCACACACACTAACCGCTTCGCTCAGCCTCCGTGGCGCGTCGCGTTGTGGTCGCTCGCGTTCGCGCTTGTCCTGCTCGTGTCCGTGACTGGAAACCTGATCGTCATCTGGATCATCGTCGCGCACAAGAGGATGCGAACCGTCACCAACTACTTTCTGCTCAACCTCGCGGTGTCGGACGTGTGCGTGGCCGCGCTCAACGCGCTGGTGAACTTCGTGTACGGCGCGCACGGGCACTGGTACTTCAGCCGCGCGTTCTGCCGCTTCCAGAACTTCTACCCCGTGGCCGCGGTGTTCGCGAGCATCTACTCCATGAACGCCATCGCGCTGGACAG GTACATGGCGATCATCCACCCGATGAAGCCCCGCCTCTCGGCCGCGCGCACCAGAGCCGTtatcgtgtgtgtgtggatgctAGCCGCGAGTCTGGCCTTTCCGCTCTGCTTTTTCTCCAAGACGGAGGTGAGGCCGCTCAGGACCGTCTGCTACGTGGCCTGGCCGAGGCGAGATGACGACGCCTTCAT atatCATGTGATGGTGGCGGTGCTGGTGTATGTCTTGCCTCTGCTGCTCATGGCCGTCTCTTACTCCAGGATCGGACTCACGCTGTGGGGCGGCGGGTTCACCGCACACTCCGAAAACTTCCAGGATCACCTGCAGGCCAAGAGAAAG GTGGTGAAGATGATGGTGATTGTGGTGGTTACATTTGCCATCTGTTGGCTCCCATATCACGTTTATTTCATCATGACGAGTTTGGACCGGAAGCTGAGCAGATCGCGGTGGATCCAGCAGGTTTATCTGTCGGTGCTGTGGCTCTCCATGAGCTGCTCCATGTACAACCCCATCATCTACTGCTGCCTCAACAGCAG GTTCCGCGCCGGCTTTAAGCGTGTGTTTCGCTGGTGTCCCTTTATTCACGTTTCGGACTCTGATGAGCTGGAACTCCAGACCACCCGATTTCAGCCGAACCGCCAGAGCAGCCTTTACACGGTCACTCGTGTGGAGTCCGAAACCAACGCCAATCCTGCCAGACGCAAGAGCTCCAGCCAATCACGGCACTCCGGCCGGCCATCCCTTAATGGAGGTCTCCATGGAAACCCCTCGAGCACCGCCGGGAAGGAAATCGGCTTGCAAATGGAGTCGCTTGCAAAACACTAA